In Eschrichtius robustus isolate mEscRob2 chromosome 2, mEscRob2.pri, whole genome shotgun sequence, a single window of DNA contains:
- the OTULINL gene encoding inactive ubiquitin thioesterase OTULINL isoform X1 has translation MAARRSPPQERERQRPRDPAAGNDQVHSWTLVTSQALDAAWRVAKGSVTLAVSFLVGTLCYFRRLHLYLGHWLKRWIGYLQRRFKRNLSVEAEVDILSYCAREWKAETPHAKLMRKAYKELFWQRHIKCVRQVRRDNYDALRSVLFQVFSQGLSFPSWMKEKDIAKLPEKLLFSQGCNWIQQYSFGPEKYTGSNVFGKLRKCVELLKTQWTEFSGIKDYHKRGSMCNALFSDAILECKLYEALKFIMLYQVTEAYEQMKTTNVIPSLFRLLFTRETSSDPLSFMMNHLNSVGDTCGLEQAAFPVISSRYSPERDVSLLVPCPPHRGRSSPAPCPLPGPCVGLSASTSSSHELQKNTRPPLVRGGNLEMCICDLCFISSPD, from the exons GAAATGACCAAGTTCACTCCTGGACGCTCGTCACCAGCCAAGCCTTAGATGCCGCGTGGAGAGTAGCAAAGGGGTCAGTGACGTTGGCAGTTTCATTTCTGGTGGGCACCCTCTGCTACTTCAGAAGGCTACATTTATATTTAGGGCACTGGCTGAAAAG GTGGATTGGATATCTGCAGAGGAGattcaaaa GGAACCTCAGCGTGGAGGCAGAAGTTGATATACTCAGTTATTGTGCAAGAGAATGGAAAGCAGAGACACCCCATGCCAAGCTGATGAGGAAG GCTTACAAGGAGCTGTTTTGGCAGCGGCACATTAAATGTGTTCGACAAGTAAGGAGAGACAACTACGACGCACTAAGGTCGGTGCTCTTCCAAGTCTTCAGCCAGGGCCTCTCTTTCCCATCCTGGATGAAAGAGAAAGATATTGCGAAG CTTCCTGAAAAACTGCTCTTTTCACAAGGTTGTAATTGGATCCAGCAATACAGTTTTGGTCCTGAGAAGTATACAGGTTCGAATGTGTTTGGAAAATTACGTAAATGTGTGGAATTATTGAAAACACAG TGGACTGAATTTAGTGGAATTAAAGATTATCACAAGCGAGGAAGCATGTGCAACGCCCTTTTTTCTGATGCTATCCTGGAGTGTAAACTTTACGAAGCTCTGAAGTTCATCATGCTCTATCAAGTCACTGAGGCTTATGAACAAATGAAGACCACAAATGTCATTCCCAGTCTTTTTCGACTCCTGTTTACCCGGGAAACCTCTTCCGACCCTTTGAGCTTCATGATGAATCACCTGAACTCTGTAGGTGACACGTGTGGACTAGAGCAG GCAGCTTTCCCTGTGATTTCTTCACGCTACTCCCCAGAGAGAGACGTTTCTCTGCTTGTCCCCTGCCCTCCGCACCGCGGACGTTCGTCCCCAGCCCCGTGCCCACTCCCTGGTCCATGTGTGGGTCTGTCAGCAAGTACATCGTCATCTCATGAGCTGCAGAAGAATACTCGCCCTCCGCTGGTGAGAGGTGGGAATTTGGAAATGTGTATCTGTGACCTCTGTTTCATCTCTTCCCCAGATTGA
- the OTULINL gene encoding inactive ubiquitin thioesterase OTULINL isoform X2 has translation MAARRSPPQERERQRPRDPAAGNDQVHSWTLVTSQALDAAWRVAKGSVTLAVSFLVGTLCYFRRLHLYLGHWLKRWIGYLQRRFKRNLSVEAEVDILSYCAREWKAETPHAKLMRKAYKELFWQRHIKCVRQVRRDNYDALRSVLFQVFSQGLSFPSWMKEKDIAKLPEKLLFSQGCNWIQQYSFGPEKYTGSNVFGKLRKCVELLKTQWTEFSGIKDYHKRGSMCNALFSDAILECKLYEALKFIMLYQVTEAYEQMKTTNVIPSLFRLLFTRETSSDPLSFMMNHLNSVGDTCGLEQIDMFVLGYSLEVKIKVFRLFRFNSRDFEVCYPEESLREWPEVSLLTENDRHYHIPVF, from the exons GAAATGACCAAGTTCACTCCTGGACGCTCGTCACCAGCCAAGCCTTAGATGCCGCGTGGAGAGTAGCAAAGGGGTCAGTGACGTTGGCAGTTTCATTTCTGGTGGGCACCCTCTGCTACTTCAGAAGGCTACATTTATATTTAGGGCACTGGCTGAAAAG GTGGATTGGATATCTGCAGAGGAGattcaaaa GGAACCTCAGCGTGGAGGCAGAAGTTGATATACTCAGTTATTGTGCAAGAGAATGGAAAGCAGAGACACCCCATGCCAAGCTGATGAGGAAG GCTTACAAGGAGCTGTTTTGGCAGCGGCACATTAAATGTGTTCGACAAGTAAGGAGAGACAACTACGACGCACTAAGGTCGGTGCTCTTCCAAGTCTTCAGCCAGGGCCTCTCTTTCCCATCCTGGATGAAAGAGAAAGATATTGCGAAG CTTCCTGAAAAACTGCTCTTTTCACAAGGTTGTAATTGGATCCAGCAATACAGTTTTGGTCCTGAGAAGTATACAGGTTCGAATGTGTTTGGAAAATTACGTAAATGTGTGGAATTATTGAAAACACAG TGGACTGAATTTAGTGGAATTAAAGATTATCACAAGCGAGGAAGCATGTGCAACGCCCTTTTTTCTGATGCTATCCTGGAGTGTAAACTTTACGAAGCTCTGAAGTTCATCATGCTCTATCAAGTCACTGAGGCTTATGAACAAATGAAGACCACAAATGTCATTCCCAGTCTTTTTCGACTCCTGTTTACCCGGGAAACCTCTTCCGACCCTTTGAGCTTCATGATGAATCACCTGAACTCTGTAGGTGACACGTGTGGACTAGAGCAG ATTGATATGTTTGTACTTGGATACTCCCTGGAAGTAAAGATAAAAGTGTTCAGACTGTTCAGGTTTAACTCCAGAGACTTTGAAGTCTGCTACCCAGAGGAGTCGCTCAGGGAGTGGCCGGAGGTCTCCCTGCTGACTGAGAATGACCGCCACTATCACATTCCTGTCTTTTAA